One genomic region from Agelaius phoeniceus isolate bAgePho1 chromosome 25, bAgePho1.hap1, whole genome shotgun sequence encodes:
- the LEMD2 gene encoding LEM domain-containing protein 2 — protein MAASLPARRALPAGPSAAMADLTDAELRKELLALGYRPGPITATTRKVYIKKLGCLRAEVAAARRSGRTAPPSPGRSSAGPPQASPSRQRSGFTAAAARESEEEDEEEEEEEEVGRPPASRWGTSGESGGQSWGDPRGSPPGRAGGIRVEGGASRDSLGRLSPSEQWGTTVERGGGGLGASLAGHGGFSSPSQWDTSIERSGGLGADRAGALSSASHWETSRDVTEHGRGLSQGLGTTLDGFRGSSVQWGASERSGGLSSGLRPTLDRFRGSNSTSQWSPSAERSGGLGSRAGSGLDGLGGLSSTPYWGSSAGSKPLPTEEKSRSHWGTSGGGIGSSAGSKPLPSEEKPRSHWGTSGGGIGAQSSRAAWDTAGERRGLSSNSWWRRESEVTPSTQWGSSAAPGRFSSLFRRGKEDLAASVGKEAERDAGSRAGGLIRRFPWRAASDGGHGVTPRTALLRSAPRAQPEGKGKGLEYYLSQFLCFASLVLLLIFLGILVVKMAGSGWLDGREERFNLLPVDCDKRTDDFCQAKHKDVMMAMLHELYNYLSVQAGNFECGNPENLKSKCIWVSEVKDHVLNVTGSSSQKFEAALHWILNSNKDLGIWLKGRDLSEPVSSVEEVFCLESAHPQMGLGCRFRRAVVTAIMNLFLFFWSLITLWGILLYLRYRWRKMEEEEQAMYEMVKKIIAVVQDHYKEWERNLERYPYVGIFHVRDSLIPPQSRKKMKRVWERAVDFLASNESRIQTESHRVAGEDMLVWRWTQPSYLSDSEH, from the exons ATGGCGGCGTCGCTTCCCGCCCGCCGGGCGCTTCCGGCGGGGCCTAGCGCGGCCATGGCGGATCTGACGGACGCGGAGCTCCGCAAGGAGCTGCTGGCGCTTGGCTATCGCCCGGGGCCCATCACCGCCACCACCCGCAAGGTCTACATCAAGAAGCTGGGCTGCCTGCGGGCCGAAGTGGCGGCGGCCCGGCGCAGCGGCCGCACCGCTCCGCCCAGCCCGGGCCGCTCCTCCGCAGGGCCGCCGCAGGCCTCGCCCTCGCGGCAGCGCTCCGGCTTCACCGCCGCGGCCGCCCGTGAGAGtgaggaggaggacgaggaggaggaagaggaggaggaagtggGGCGGCCGCCCGCGTCCCGCTGGGGGACGTCGGGGGAGAGCGGCGGGCAGTCCTGGGGGGACCCCCGGGGgtccccgccgggccgggccggaggCATCAGGGTTGAGGGCGGCGCCTCCCGGGATAGCCTCGGGAGGCTGAGCCCTTCGGAGCAGTGGGGAACGACTGTGGAGAGAGGTGGCGGTGGGCTGGGGGCATCCCTGGCCGGGCACGGGGGGTTCAGCTCCCCCTCGCAGTGGGACACGTCCATAGAGAGGAGCGGGGGCCTGGGGGCGGACAGGGCCGGGGCGCTGAGCTCTGCGTCCCACTGGGAGACATCCAGAGATGTCACAGAGCACGGCCGGGGGctcagccaggggctggggaccaCCCTGGATGGGTTTCGGGGCTCCTCAGTGCAGTGGGGCGCCTCAGAGAGGAGTGGGGGGCTCAGCAGTGGCCTGAGACCCACCCTGGACAGGTTCCGGGGCTCGAACTCCACGTCCCAGTGGAGCCCCTCGGCAGAGAGGAGCGGGGGGCTCGGCAGCCGGGCGGGCTCGGGGTTGGAtgggcttggggggctgagcTCCACACCCTACTGGGGCTCCTCGGCGGGCTCCAAGCCCCTTCCCACCGAGGAGAAATCCAGGAGCCATTGGGGGACATCGGGAGGGGGAATTGGCTCCTCGGCAGGTTCCAAACCCCTTCCCAGCGAGGAGAAACCCAGGAGCCATTGGGGGACATCGGGAGGGGGAATTGGGGCGCAGAGCTCCCGCGCTGCCTGGGACACGGCGGGCGAGAGGAGGGGGCTCTCCTCCAACAGCTGGTGGAGACGGGAGAGCGAGGTGACCCCCAGCACCCAGTGGGGCTCCTCGGCGGCCCCAGGGAGGTTCAGCAGCCTGttcaggagagggaaggaggacCTGGCTGCCAGCGTTGGCAAGGAGGCAGAGCGGGACgcgggcagcagggctggggggctgaTCCGGCGCTTCCCGTGGCGGGCAGCCAGCGATGGGGGGCACGGAGTGACCCCACGGACAGCCCTGCTGCGCTCAGCGCCCCGGGCCCAGCCcgagggaaaggggaaaggccTGGAGTATTACCTGTCCCAGTTCCTCTGCTTCGCCAgcttggtgctgctgctgatttTTCTGGGCATCCTCGTGGTGAAGATGGCTGGGTCAGGCTGGCTGGACGGGAGAGAGGAGAGGT TTAATCTCTTGCCTGTGGATTGTGACAAAAGAACGGATGAT tTCTGCCAGGCCAAGCACAAGGACGTGATGATGGCCATGCTGCACGAGCTCTACAATTACCTGTCCGTGCAGGCAG GTAATTTTGAATGTGGAAACCCTGAGAACCTAAAAAGCAAATGCATTTGGGTTAGTGAGGTGAAGGATCATGTGCTG AATGTAACTGGCAGTTCCTCACAGAAGTTTGAAGCTGCCCTGCACTGGATCCTGAACAGCAACaaggatttgggaatttg GTTGAAAGGCAGGGACCTGTCAGAGCCTGTTTCCAGCGTGGAGGAAGTGTTCTGCCTGGAATCTGCCCATCCCCagatggggctgggctgccGCTTCCGCCGGGCCGTGGTCACGGCCATCATGAACCTGTTCCTGTTCTTCTGGA GTCTGATAACCCTTTGGGGCATCCTGCTCTACCTCCGGTATCGCTGGCGgaagatggaggaggaggagcaagCCATGTATGAGATGGTGAAGAAGATCATAG CTGTTGTCCAGGACCACTACAAGGAATGGGAGCGGAATTTGGAGCGTTACCCCTACGTCGGCATCTTCCACGTGCGGGACAGCCTGATCCCTCCTCAGAGCAg
- the MLN gene encoding promotilin, with the protein MVSRKVVASLLLVSLLSVLAEQTQGFMPFFTQSDFQKMQEKERNKAGQKKSLSLLQQLEEEGFPEQSGVDLNAAKALQQALPVRAWLTPRQLEKYQHVLEKLLAELLQDTPDGSEEKVMELLKLKDSTYVNEIRERD; encoded by the exons ATGGTTTCGAGGAAGGTGGTGGCCAGTTtgctgctggtgtccctgctgtccgTGCTGGCTGAGCAGACCCAAGGCTTCATGCCCTTTTTCACCCAGAGTGACTTCCAGAAAATGCAG gaaaaggagaggaacaAGGCAGGGCAGAAGAAATCCCTGAgcttgctgcagcagctggaggaggaaggtTTCCCTGAGCAATCTGGTGTGGATCTCAATGCAGCCAAGGCCCTCCAG CAAGCCCTTCCTGTCAGAGCTTGGCTCACCCCAAGGCAGCTGGAAAAATACCAACATGtcctggagaaactgctggcagagctgttaCAGGACACCCCAGATG GATCAGAAGAGAAAGTGATGGAGCTGCTCAAGCTGAAAGACTCCACTTATGTAAACGAAATTCGTGAGAGAGATTAA
- the LOC129130251 gene encoding green-sensitive opsin, with product MNGTEGINFYVPMSNKTGVVRSPFEYPQYYLAEPWKYRLVCCYIFFLISTGFPINFLTLLVTFKHKKLRQPLNYILVNLAVADLCMACFGFTVTFYTAWNGYFVFGPIGCAVEGFFATLGGQVALWSLVVLAIERYIVICKPMGNFRFSASHAMMGIAFTWVMAISCAAPPLFGWSRYIPEGMQCSCGPDYYTHNPDFHNESYVLYMFVIHFIIPVVIIFFSYGRLVCKVREAAAQQQESATTQKAEKEVTRMVILMVLGFMLAWTPYAVVAFWIFTNKGADFTATLMAVPAFFSKSSSLYNPIIYVLMNKQFRNCMITTICCGKNPFGDEDTSSTVSQSKTEVSSVSSSQVSPA from the exons ATGAACGGGACGGAGGGGATCAATTTTTACGTGCCTATGTCCAACAAGACCGGGGTGGTACGGAGCCCCTTCGAGTACCCGCAGTACTACCTGGCCGAGCCCTGGAAATACCGCCTCGTGTGCTGCTACATCTTCTTCCTCATCTCCACCGGCTTCCCCATCAACTTCCTCACCCTCCTGGTCACCTTCAAGCACAAGAAGCTTCGGCAGCCCCTCAACTACATCCTGGTCAACCTGGCGGTGGCTGACCTGTGCATGGCCTGCTTTGGTTTCACCGTCACCTTCTACACCGCCTGGAACGGCTACTTCGTGTTTGGCCCCATTGGCTGTGCCGTGGAGGGATTCTTTGCCACGCTGGGAG GCCAGGTTGCCCTGTGGTCCCTGGTTGTCCTGGCCATCGAGCGCTACATCGTCATCTGCAAGCCCATGGGCAACTTCCGCTTCTCCGCCAGCCACGCCATGATGGGCATCGCCTTCACCTGGGTCATGGCCATTTCCTGCGCCGCCCCGCCGCTCTTCGGCTGGTCCAG GTACATCCCGGAGGGGATGCAGTGCTCCTGTGGGCCCGACTACTACACCCACAACCCCGACTTCCACAACGAGTCCTACGTGCTCTACATGTTCGTCATCCACTTCATCATCCCCGTCGTCATCATCTTCTTCTCCTACGGGCGCCTCGTTTGCAAAGTCCGCGAG gcagctgcccagcagcaggaatcGGCCACGACCCAGAAGGCAGAGAAGGAGGTGACGCGGATGGTGATCCTGATGGTGCTGGGCTTCATGCTGGCCTGGACGCCCTACGCCGTGGTGGCGTTCTGGATCTTCACCAACAAGGGCGCCGACTTCACGGCCACACTGATGGCAGTGCCTGCCTTCTTCTCCAAGAGCTCCTCCCTCTACAACCCCATCATCTACGTGCTCATGAACAAACAG TTCCGTAACTGCATGATCACCACAATCTGCTGCGGCAAGAACCCCTTTGGGGATGAAGACACCTCCTCCACCGTATCCCAGAGCAAGACCGAGGTCTCCTCCGTCTCCTCCAGCCAAGTATCACCTGCATAG